A genomic region of Capra hircus breed San Clemente chromosome 21, ASM170441v1, whole genome shotgun sequence contains the following coding sequences:
- the BEGAIN gene encoding brain-enriched guanylate kinase-associated protein isoform X1: protein MWTGGRRPGRLRRAASAADMEKLRLRSAWVPSCLGQSRNLQGRRARSSPSLWDSSLQEQKGELRKRLSYTTHRLEKLENEFDSTRHFLEIELRRAQEELEKVTEKLRRIQSNYMALQRINQELEDKLFRMGQHYEEEKRALSHEIVALNSHLLEAKVTIDKLSEDNELYRKDCSLAAQLLQCSQAYGRGRKMAELPAEFQERMNLHAEKPGCSLPAPLCRPAYADSVPPCVLAKVLEKPDPGSLSSHLSEASAQDLGFPEGLEKPGSRPPYKGDVYCSDTALYCPEARHQDRRPSVEGPGSDVGFLQAQNSTDSTAEEEEEEEEDTEAGAAAYPASYRHEAFGGYAASLPTSSSYSSFSAASEEKEHAQASTLTASQQAIYLNSRDELFGRKPPAAYGSSPRYAAAAAAVAAPLEAAVAPGFPRTVSPFPAEPFRFPLSPGPQPALMPPNLWNLRAKPGSARLVAGAGRGQWRPLSVDDIGAYPFPAAAAAPAPSLASPGGFNDRYFGARGGPGENAEGRASPLYASYKADSFSEGDDLSQGHLVEPRYLRAAGDLSLSPGRSADPLPSYAASEGDRERLGVQLLGASGSPEPELSLRSSRDSLEPSSMEASPEMHPGARLSPQPAFPRAGSSGLSRKDSLTKAQLYGTLLN from the exons GCTGCGCAGCGCCTGGGTGCCCTCGTGCCTCGGGCAGTCCCGCAACCTGCAGGGCCGACGGGCCAGGTCCTCGCCCTCGCTTTGGGACAG CTCGCTCCAGGAGCAGAAGGGCGAGCTGCGCAAGCGGCTGTCCTACACGACGCACCGGCTGGAGAAGCTGGAGAACGAGTTCGACTCCACCCGCCACTTCTTGGAGATCGAACTGCGCCGTGCGCAGGAGGAGCTGGAGAAAGTTACTGAGAAACTGCGCag GATTCAGAGCAACTACATGGCGCTGCAGAGGATCAACCAGGAGCTGGAGGACAAGTTATTCCGCATG GGCCAGCACTATGAGGAAGAGAAACGAGCTCTCAGCCATGAGATTGTCGCCCTCAACAGCCACCTGCTGGAGGCCAAAGTGACCATTGACAAGCTCTCGGAGGACAAT GAGCTCTACAGGAAGGACTGCAGCCTCGCGGCGCAGCTGCTGCAGTGCAGCCAGGCCTACGGCAGGGGCCGCAAGATGGCCGAG CTGCCTGCGGAGTTTCAGGAACGCATGAACCTGCACGCGGAGAAGCCGGGCTGCAGCCTGCCCGCCCCGCTCTGCCGCCCGGCCTACGCAGACAGCGTGCCCCCCTGCGTGCTCGCCAAGGTGCTGGAGAAGCCGGACCCCGGCAGCCTGTCCTCCCACCTGTCGGAAGCCTCGGCCCAAGACCTGGGCTTCCCCGAGGGGCTGGAGAAGCCAGGGTCCCGACCCCCCTACAAGGGGGACGTCTACTGCAGCGACACGGCCCTCTACTGCCCTGAGGCGCGGCACCAAGACCGGCGGCCCAGTGTGGAGGGGCCCGGGTCCGATGTGGGCTTCCTGCAGGCCCAGAACTCCACCGACAGCAcggctgaggaggaggaggaggaggaggaagatacCGAGGCCGGCGCGGCGGCCTACCCCGCCAGCTACCGCCATGAGGCCTTCGGTGGCTACGCAGCCTCGCTGCCCACGTCCAGCTCCTACTCCAGCTTCAGCGCCGCGTCCGAAGAGAAGGAGCATGCCCAGGCCAGCACGCTGACCGCCTCGCAGCAGGCCATCTACCTGAACAGCCGCGATGAGCTCTTCGGCCGCAAGCCGCCCGCGGCCTACGGGAGCAGCCCACGCTACGCGGCCGCCGCGGCTGCGGTGGCTGCCCCGCTGGAGGCCGCAGTGGCTCCGGGGTTCCCCAGGACTGTGTCACCGTTCCCCGCCGAGCCCTTCCGCTTCCCGCTctccccaggcccccagcctgCCCTGATGCCCCCCAACCTGTGGAACCTGCGGGCCAAGCCTGGGTCCGCCCGGCTGGTCGCAGGGGCCGGGCGCGGCCAGTGGCGGCCACTGAGCGTGGACGACATCGGCGCCTACCCCTTTCCGGCCGCGGCCgcggcccctgcccccagccttgcCTCACCTGGCGGCTTCAATGACCGCTACTTTGGGGCCCGAGGCGGCCCCGGCGAGAACGCCGAGGGCCGCGCCAGCCCCCTCTACGCCAGCTACAAGGCTGATAGCTTCTCGGAGGGCGATGACCTCTCCCAGGGCCACCTGGTCGAGCCCCGCTACCTCCGGGCAGCTGGCGACCTGAGCCTTAGCCCCGGCCGCTCGGCCGACCCCCTGCCCAGCTATGCAGCCAGTGAGGGGGACCGCGAGCGGCTCGGGGTGCAGCTCCTCGGGGCAAGCGGCAGCCCCGAGCCTGAGCTCAGCCTCCGCAGCTCCAGGGACTCCCTGGAGCCCAGCTCCATGGAGGCCTCCCCGGAGATGCACCCCGGTGCCCGCCTCAGTCCCCAGCCTGCCTTCCCTCGGGCGGGCAGCTCGGGGCTCAGCCGCAAGGACAGCCTCACGAAAGCCCAGCTCTACGGAACCCTGCTCAACTGA
- the BEGAIN gene encoding brain-enriched guanylate kinase-associated protein isoform X2, whose protein sequence is MWTGGRRPGRLRRAASAADMEKLSSLQEQKGELRKRLSYTTHRLEKLENEFDSTRHFLEIELRRAQEELEKVTEKLRRIQSNYMALQRINQELEDKLFRMGQHYEEEKRALSHEIVALNSHLLEAKVTIDKLSEDNELYRKDCSLAAQLLQCSQAYGRGRKMAELPAEFQERMNLHAEKPGCSLPAPLCRPAYADSVPPCVLAKVLEKPDPGSLSSHLSEASAQDLGFPEGLEKPGSRPPYKGDVYCSDTALYCPEARHQDRRPSVEGPGSDVGFLQAQNSTDSTAEEEEEEEEDTEAGAAAYPASYRHEAFGGYAASLPTSSSYSSFSAASEEKEHAQASTLTASQQAIYLNSRDELFGRKPPAAYGSSPRYAAAAAAVAAPLEAAVAPGFPRTVSPFPAEPFRFPLSPGPQPALMPPNLWNLRAKPGSARLVAGAGRGQWRPLSVDDIGAYPFPAAAAAPAPSLASPGGFNDRYFGARGGPGENAEGRASPLYASYKADSFSEGDDLSQGHLVEPRYLRAAGDLSLSPGRSADPLPSYAASEGDRERLGVQLLGASGSPEPELSLRSSRDSLEPSSMEASPEMHPGARLSPQPAFPRAGSSGLSRKDSLTKAQLYGTLLN, encoded by the exons CTCGCTCCAGGAGCAGAAGGGCGAGCTGCGCAAGCGGCTGTCCTACACGACGCACCGGCTGGAGAAGCTGGAGAACGAGTTCGACTCCACCCGCCACTTCTTGGAGATCGAACTGCGCCGTGCGCAGGAGGAGCTGGAGAAAGTTACTGAGAAACTGCGCag GATTCAGAGCAACTACATGGCGCTGCAGAGGATCAACCAGGAGCTGGAGGACAAGTTATTCCGCATG GGCCAGCACTATGAGGAAGAGAAACGAGCTCTCAGCCATGAGATTGTCGCCCTCAACAGCCACCTGCTGGAGGCCAAAGTGACCATTGACAAGCTCTCGGAGGACAAT GAGCTCTACAGGAAGGACTGCAGCCTCGCGGCGCAGCTGCTGCAGTGCAGCCAGGCCTACGGCAGGGGCCGCAAGATGGCCGAG CTGCCTGCGGAGTTTCAGGAACGCATGAACCTGCACGCGGAGAAGCCGGGCTGCAGCCTGCCCGCCCCGCTCTGCCGCCCGGCCTACGCAGACAGCGTGCCCCCCTGCGTGCTCGCCAAGGTGCTGGAGAAGCCGGACCCCGGCAGCCTGTCCTCCCACCTGTCGGAAGCCTCGGCCCAAGACCTGGGCTTCCCCGAGGGGCTGGAGAAGCCAGGGTCCCGACCCCCCTACAAGGGGGACGTCTACTGCAGCGACACGGCCCTCTACTGCCCTGAGGCGCGGCACCAAGACCGGCGGCCCAGTGTGGAGGGGCCCGGGTCCGATGTGGGCTTCCTGCAGGCCCAGAACTCCACCGACAGCAcggctgaggaggaggaggaggaggaggaagatacCGAGGCCGGCGCGGCGGCCTACCCCGCCAGCTACCGCCATGAGGCCTTCGGTGGCTACGCAGCCTCGCTGCCCACGTCCAGCTCCTACTCCAGCTTCAGCGCCGCGTCCGAAGAGAAGGAGCATGCCCAGGCCAGCACGCTGACCGCCTCGCAGCAGGCCATCTACCTGAACAGCCGCGATGAGCTCTTCGGCCGCAAGCCGCCCGCGGCCTACGGGAGCAGCCCACGCTACGCGGCCGCCGCGGCTGCGGTGGCTGCCCCGCTGGAGGCCGCAGTGGCTCCGGGGTTCCCCAGGACTGTGTCACCGTTCCCCGCCGAGCCCTTCCGCTTCCCGCTctccccaggcccccagcctgCCCTGATGCCCCCCAACCTGTGGAACCTGCGGGCCAAGCCTGGGTCCGCCCGGCTGGTCGCAGGGGCCGGGCGCGGCCAGTGGCGGCCACTGAGCGTGGACGACATCGGCGCCTACCCCTTTCCGGCCGCGGCCgcggcccctgcccccagccttgcCTCACCTGGCGGCTTCAATGACCGCTACTTTGGGGCCCGAGGCGGCCCCGGCGAGAACGCCGAGGGCCGCGCCAGCCCCCTCTACGCCAGCTACAAGGCTGATAGCTTCTCGGAGGGCGATGACCTCTCCCAGGGCCACCTGGTCGAGCCCCGCTACCTCCGGGCAGCTGGCGACCTGAGCCTTAGCCCCGGCCGCTCGGCCGACCCCCTGCCCAGCTATGCAGCCAGTGAGGGGGACCGCGAGCGGCTCGGGGTGCAGCTCCTCGGGGCAAGCGGCAGCCCCGAGCCTGAGCTCAGCCTCCGCAGCTCCAGGGACTCCCTGGAGCCCAGCTCCATGGAGGCCTCCCCGGAGATGCACCCCGGTGCCCGCCTCAGTCCCCAGCCTGCCTTCCCTCGGGCGGGCAGCTCGGGGCTCAGCCGCAAGGACAGCCTCACGAAAGCCCAGCTCTACGGAACCCTGCTCAACTGA